A DNA window from Penaeus vannamei isolate JL-2024 chromosome 5, ASM4276789v1, whole genome shotgun sequence contains the following coding sequences:
- the LOC113800465 gene encoding uncharacterized protein, translating to MALQGHSSYKGSETKGHNADDSGDENKDLLNRLSCIMVKTQQIFGQMKGLSSQLNDPVKKIDCVSKTLQRQFLMMQEAMVCAYDLPEYDQENSAAKLVPIARIRALVLNIKKLSVELGKPIAVLQKLVSEMQTFSEKSLIKKYRRSHLECVRDFAEQLFSITDKFVKPVNRLDSLIAKFQGLTDNMQIYIIAKVQDEKMGIWHAVVRSLLKTSDILLRLKQLVETLSYKVNWFACKCQAFILLLKPHDVESSDDEESMEGEDKCDHADKWVWAEPRLNVSAQFTMICKPCVKSVGFCVDPM from the exons ATGGCCTTGCAGGGTCATTCAAGCTATAAAGGATCTGAAACTAAAGG GCACAACGCGGATGATTCcggagatgaaaataaagatcttCTGAACAGACTCAGTTGCATTATGGTAAAGACACAGCAAATATTTGGGCAGATGAAGGGCCTTTCTAGTCAACTCAACGATCCCGTGAAGAAAATTGATTGTGTGAGCAAGACCCTTCAGCGACAGTTTTTGATGATGCAAGAGGCCATGGTTTGTGCGTATGATCTCCCGGAATATGACCAAGAGAATTCAGCTGCTAAGCTGGTACCCATAGCGAGAATTCGAGCGCTTGTGCTCAACATCAAGAAACTGTCCGTAGAACTTGGAAAGCCCATTGCTGTTCTGCAGAAACTAGTCAGCGAAATGCAGACTTTTTCCGAGAAGAGCCTCATCAAAAAGTATCGGCGATCTCACTTGGAGTGCGTTCGAGACTTCGCAGAACAGTTGTTTTCTATAACTGACAAGTTTGTCAAACCAGTTAATAGGCTGGATTCCTTGATCGCTAAATTCCAAGGACTGACCGacaatatgcagatatacataattGCCAAGGTCCAAGATGAGAAGATGGGCATCTGGCATGCCGTGGTCAGAAGTTTGCTGAAAACGAGCGACATACTACTGCGGTTAAAGCAGCTGGTGGAAACCCTCTCCTACAAGGTGAATTGGTTTGCCTGCAAGTGCCAAGCCTTTATCCTTCTACTTAAG CCCCATGATGTCGAGTCGAGCGACGACGAAGAAAGCATGGAGGGCGAGGACAAGTGCGACCATGCGGACAAGTGGGTCTGGGCCGAACCGAGACTCAATGTATCGGCTCAGTTCACCATGATATGCAAGCCTTGCGTAAAGTCGGTTGGATTTTGCGTAGATCCGATGTGA